In Leptidea sinapis chromosome 2, ilLepSina1.1, whole genome shotgun sequence, the sequence AATGTGATTATTTAACAGACGGAGCTCTTGCATGAGTTccttacaatattgtttacataTAGTACTAATTCCTGcaatttatttcttctttaaatGCCTTGCGAGAAGCTCGCGGATCATGCTATTGCAATTTATTGCggttatgtttacacatgagAACTTACGTGTGTCGCGATATCGCAATTTATTCTATCCTATACTGCGAAATCATGCCGCCAAGACGCGCACGTGTAGCAGCTACAAGATGGAAGATGGTCAacaatattcaattttattcataTGACCGCCAATTTCATTCTCAGTTATAGATAATTCTTTTACGATGGAATTATGCACAGAGCTTTTTTTAATTCGGTTTTTATAATCCGCTTGCCTGTTATCCCACAAACAAAGATTGCAGTCATAAAATCCTATTAACTTGATAGTTTCTTCACGAGTTTTGAGACTTTGCCGTTGACTCTTGCTGCGAGATACACGAAACTAGACCGATAAGCAGCGAGATCTGTCGCGAGTCGATGCAGACATGTTTAGACATGCTTTCGCAACTACTTGCGGGAAGCGCTTGACAAACTGTCGCGACAACACTTGCAACTGTTGTTGTTCGGCTTTTCTCGCGGAAGTTGTCTTGCAGGTGCAAACTCTGTCTTACTGAATATGAAATCATCTATGACAAAGTCATTAATCATTATTGGAGTAATTTGGTTACCGCATCCATGAAATAGTCAAATTAGTTGTCTAGTACTCGAGAAAGTGATAATAGTTGCATGCGAATGTAACATCTATTTCAATGATAATATAGCGTTTATATGAATTAGTACTGAACTTGTTGCTTTGCGAATTTAATCATTGTTGTCACCGTATTGTAAGATATTTTAGATTTTGGTGGCACTTGTTTCGAATAGTAAGAGGGTTCAGGGTACTTCCACTTGTATTTTCTATTCTGTAATTTACCTCGATGTCTCAGGCCTTGGTAGAATTTGTCATCTTGTCCACAAAATTGTTAAAGATAATTTACTTTATTAGAAGGAGGCACATGAATATTTGCTTCAATTTAACAGACTTTGATAGAAGGCGATATATGAATATTTACCTCCATTTAACAGACTTTTATAGAAGGAGGCACATTAATATTGACGTCAATTTAACAGACTTTGATAGAAGGCGACATATTTACCTACATTTAACAGACTTTGATAGAAGGAGGCACATTAATATTGACGTCAATTTAACAAACTTTGATAGAAGGCGATATATGAATATTTACCTCCATTTAACAAACTTTTATAGAAGGACGCACATTAATATTGACGTCAATTTAACAGACTTTGATAGAAGGCGATATATGAATATTTACCTTCATTTAACAGACTTTTATAGAAGGAGGCACATTAATATTGACGTCAATTTAACAGACTTTGATAGAAGGCGATATATGAATATTTACCTTCATTTAACAGACTTTTATAGAAGGAGGCACATTAATATTGACGTCAATTTAACAGACTTTGATAGAAGGCGAAATATTTACCTACATTTAACAGACTTTAATAGAGGTAGGCACATTCATACTTACCTCCATTTAACAGACTAATAGAAGGAGGCACATGAATATTTGCTTCAATTTAACAGACATTGATAGAAGGCGATATATTTACCTACATTTAACAGACTTTAATAGAAGGAGGCACATTAATACTTACGTCAATTTAACAGAATTTGATAGAAGGCGATATATGAATATTTACCTCCATTTAACAGACTAATAGAAAGAGGCACATGAATATTAACGTCAATTTAACAGACTTTGACAGTAGTCGATATATTTACCTACATTTAACAGACTTTTATAGAAGGAGGGACATTAATACTTACGTCAATTTAACAGAATTTGATAGAAGGCGATATATGAATATTTACCTCCATTTAACAGACTTTGACAGAAGATGAGACGTGATTATTTACCCCGATTTGTTGGACTTTGATAGGTGACACATGAATATTTACCTCGATGTAACACGACTTTGATTTCTCTCAATTATTATACTCTCTGGTGACACATGATTATTACTCACTGCTAAGAAATGTTTTCATCAGAATGATTTACTTCTGAATACTTTTTGGGGATATTTTTAACACGGTATTGCCATATCTAAGCTTTGCActcacaataaaataatcactttCCTTAATTGTATGTTTCATTTTCAAACAGCACTCTAGTTTTATGtagattgtttttattatttaaatattttttttataatgaaagtgATTATGTTGCGGTATTGCTTCTTTATCAGACGTACATTTGCTTTTTTAAATAgcttatatgtttttttcttgGAGGGATATTATTGAATGGATATAATTAACCCATTTTACAAGTTATATCTTTTGATAATgctaaaatttgttttatttaaggcaaatttcatatttcaataaaaatatgaacttAAGTAAAACGAAACTTGTTAGAGGCGCAAAATAAAGTGATGGCTTAGTTGTCAGttgaataacttttaaataataatttacgacAGGAAACGATCCACCGGTCATTGTTAGGTTATTGCATGAAAAATGTTAAAATGAAACCGACTGTACGTAACGGCCTATTTTTTTGAATCTACCCACATCCGGGACAGTTCTGACAATAAATATAGGGTTGAAAGGCATATTAGGCGTTCCATCTTTAAGTATTGGGAGTCGGATCGCGGTACGCTGCGCCGAAGTGGTTTTGTGATGCGTTAGGGCTCGAATCATAATGACACTGTTAGGCTTTCCTCACGAACAATCCCGATCTTCCAAGTAATTAAGGGCGCGCAGGCTTTATAAATGTGAAATTCAACAGAAAACCCCTCCACCGCTCGTGGCCTTTGACCCACTCCACTAAATGTCAAATTCAATATAAAACAGCACCGCCACTCGTGTCCTTGGCTCACTCAATTGTCATTTGTCAGTATTACAACGACGACAAATGAGTATCAATGTCAAATTCAGTATAAAACAGCTCCACCACTCGTGTTCTTGGGCCATCGAACTGTCATTTGTCAGTATTGAACAAAATCTGTGTTGGCATTTGTGACAAATGAGTATAAATGTCAAATTCAGTATAAAACAGCACCGCCACTCGTGGTCTTTGCTCACCCAATAGGTATTTGACAATATTAAACAAAAGCGGTGTTGACATTTGTGACAAATGAGTATAAATGTCAAATTCAGTATAAAACAGCACCGCCACTCGTGGTCTTTGCTCACCCAATAGGTATTTGACAGTATTAAACAAAAGCGGTGTTGACATTTGTGACAAATGAGTATAAATGTCAAATTCAGTATAAAACAGCACCGCCACTCGTGGTCTTTGCTCACCCAATAGGTATTTGACAGTATTAAACAAAAGCGGTGTTGACATTTGTGACAAATGAGTATAAATGTCAAATTCAGTATAAAACAGCACCGCCACTCGTGGTCTTTGCTCACCCAATAGGTATTTGACAGTATTAAACAAAAGCGGTGTTGACATTTGTGACAAATGAGTATAAATGTCAAATTCAGTATAAAACAGCACCGCCACTCGTGGTCTTTGCTCACCCAATAGGTATTTGACAATATTAAACAAAAGCGGTGTTGACATTTGTGACAAATGAGTATAAATGTCAAATTCAGTATAAAACAGCACCGCCACTCGTGGTCTTTGCTCACCTAATAGGTATTTGACAGTATTAAACAAAAGCGGTGTTGACATTTGTGACAAATGAGTATAAATGTCAAATTCAGTATAAAACAGCACCGCCACTCGTGGTCTTTGCTCACCCAATAGGTATTTGACAGTATTAAACAAAAGCGGTGTTGACATTTGTGACAAATGAGTATAAATGTCAAATTCAGTATAAAACAGCACCGCCACTCGTGGTCTTTGCTCACCCAATAGGTATTTGACAGTATTAAACAAAAGCGGTGTTGACATTTGTGACAAATGAGTATAAATGTCAAATTCAGTATAAAACAGCACCGCCACTCGTGGTCTTGGCTCACCcaatagtcatttgacagtaTTAAACAAAAGCGGTGTTGACATTTGTGACAAATGAGAATAAATGTCAAATTCAGTATAAAACAGCACCGCCACTCGTGGTCTTGGCTCACCcaatagtcatttgacagtaTTAAACAAAAGCGGTGTTGACATTTGTGACAAATGAGTATAAATGTCAAATTCAGTATAAAACAGCACCGCCACTCGTGGTCTTTGCTCACCCAATAGGTATTTGACAGTATTAAACAAAAGCGGTGTTGACATTTGTGACAAATGAGTATAAATGTCAAATTCAGTATAAAACAGCACCGCCACTCGTGGTCTTGGCTCACCcaatagtcatttgacagtaTTAAACAAAAGCGGTGTTGACATTTGTGACAAATGAGTATAAATGTCAAATTCAGTATAAAACAGCACCGCCACTCGTGGTCTTGGCTCACCCAATAGGTATTTGACAGTATTAAACAAAAGCGGTGTTGACATTTGTGACAAATGAGTATAAATGTCAAATTCAGTATAAAACAGCACCGCCACTCGTGGTCTTGGCTCACCcaatagtcatttgacagtaTTAAACAAAAGCGGTGTTGACATTTGTGACAAATGAGTATAAATGTCAAATTCAGTATAAAACAGCACCGCCACTCGTGGTCTTGGCTCACCCAATAGGTATTTGACAGTATTAAACAAAAGCGGTGTTGACATTTGTGACAAATGAGTATAAATGTCAAAAGCAATGTAAAATAGCTCCGCCTCTCGTGGCCTTGCCACACTCGACTGTCATTTGTCAGTTTTTTACAAAAGCTGTGTTGATTTTTGTGACAAATGAGTATAAATGTCAAAATCAATATAGAACCGCTCCGCCTCTCGTGGCCTTTGGCCATTTaccttttgtttatttaaatgactgccatataataaatattaaaatgtctcctaagcaacatttttttaaatgtttttcaagaaattatattttcttttattgttgCAAAATACTACTAAAATAACACTGCATGAACATTGTTTAGTCCATTTTTTCTCAATGTCATCTATTCTacaaaaagataaaaattatcGCGGTTTGATTGCGTATTGCAGCCAAAAAAGCGTATTATTCGGCCAGTAAAAATGAatagttattaattacaaaatccAAAGGGGCTATAAACCATAGTTAACGTATAGGTAGAATACTACTGCCTTAAAGGCAgtgtaaagttaaaataaaaataataaaaaaagcctTTAGTGCcttccgacaaaggcctcctctaaagatctCCATTGTGTCCTGTCTTTTGCTGTACGAGTCCATAGTTGCTCCGCGATTTTCTTGATGTCGTCCTCCCATCTCATAGGTAGCATAAAGTTACTCTaagcttaaaattacttctccctgtcatgtaattctttgtgacaaaggtaagataaagacgaAAAGtcttaaacttggagtaacattacttcgcgtttataaataacattgtCAGAGACTGGATATAGTTTAGGTTATGTCTTATTTTGCAATAAGTATCATATCGAAAGTGGCAACACTTTACTTTTGTTATTAGTTATCTAACATGGCGGTATTGGTTGGGATGAGAATGTAGAAACCATAGATCTTATAACCCAGTAGAGTCATGGCTACACACTGATTGTTCATTGGTCAGGCAACGATTGGAACAATTGCcctatacaggatgtaatcttTAAGTGAGACCAGGCGATAATTCTAGTATAACGAAAGCCGGCCAAAAACGGATGTCCCAATATACTCTTACTGTcggtaattagctgtcaataatctgaagctgttccaatatacccgataagtcattattatcgccttatattgggacgcgtgaattgcaatttccatacaaacttctatcgctgataagctatacgtcttcccattggcagacagcgtgtacgcaTAAGGTGAttatcgtcgataagtttattgggacagaaaagtcaaccatagttatgatttttatctcaagtgggCCACAatcggagatagactgaatattgggaacggccgttaatcagttaaataacatcaataacttttttttaaatctaacgagaagtatccaaaatttttatataaaacatccATAGATTTAGTATGACATTAGTGGATAGGttttagttttcttattttaagtTAGTACTTTATTTTAGGTTAGTGCTGATATTAAAGGAAACCGTTTATTAAtctatcaaatttaataaaactatctttaaattgaataatattaattagtgcggtcttcccgaacagatacgacttagggaccttcaagaaaaaagcatactcccattttaaaggccggcaacgcatttttTGCACACCTGttgatgtccatgggcagttgcctcACCTTTCccaatcccgtgagcctcttgcccgtttgccccctctctaataaaaaaatatatattaatttcttagtaagtaaataattttgtattcaaagcagATGTTGGAAGTGACATCTCGTACTAAATGTATtggagtgtttaatatcaaaggAGGTGGAATGCATGTgttttgggacccactgaaagaagtggcgtacatcatggaaacttattaataattgtagaacttaaaaaaactaagaaaaaagcaaatcgtaagtaagtctttAAAAGTGGGAAAAAAAAGATACTTATACCTAAAAGTTAAATatgacctaaaattattaatcaatatctattgttcaatcaataatttgtatcttatgtctatgcctaattacttactgctaaaagataatataatttaaatgtggAAGGTTGGCCAGCATCTAATAATTTAAGATTCCTAATTCAAGCAGGTATCCAATCTTTTAAAGATACTTACCTactgattttagtatcaaaaacgataataatcttattgaatcttattGTGTATAAGTAATGAAttactgatttgagtaggtatatATAGTTTGATGGTGTCGGAACATCCATATTAAAATgactgtcatgtcaaaaaaagGTAGTATGTCAAAACGTTAGTgcaagatgacttattttttaataaaatataataatttctttcttttgactcccataaCTTACCgcctcaatattttttgtataaacatcgtataaacttatgtttataattaatataaacttgtccTTGTACGAcgcttccttaattttttaattatgtgggtccattctcgccatctTCCTTTTTTCGTTTATTCtcgtttgtttttcaaaatgttattgatgtaattttattgattatgtaACGTACTTTCGACAGTAATTTAAAGTGTTTTGAAATCTCTAATATTAATCGCCTTAATGATCACACCCTGTATTGGGCGTTTATGGGTTATAGGATTGATATAGCagtctatttttttaatttattatcttttgttttttatttacaggATGATATTCTTTTCGAGGAAGAAGAACCCATAGAATCGTTCAACATGATAGAACCGGAGAAACAAAACGGCCAACCAGATGCCGGCAAGCAAATGTCTACGCGAAATCTGTCGCAAGCGCTCATACATAACAGCCAAAGTTGCATGCACTCATCGCAGAACTTGCGCCATAACGCATCTAAACGAAAACTGTCTACTGCTAGGCCGGTGACTAAAGCGACGCTTAGTTCTGCGTCAATGGCTTTGGATGGTATTCCGGATGGGCGGCGATTAGGGTCGCAGGAGACATTTGGGCGACGCCTGAGTACGACTAAGAGAAATCTTTCTACGACAAGTTTCGCTTACGTTTCGACGCCATTCCATGGATCAACTTTGTCAGCGTTCGAGCAGCCGAATGAATTCGCCTCGCAATTCTCATTGAAATCAATCACTGACAGCGTTGCCGACGTTGCTTATTGCTGCTTCTGCTGCAAGAAGAAGCAACGAAAACCTAATAAATTCTTCGATGTATCACTACTTACCGATCCGgcgtatttaattataatgctCGGTGGCAGTTCAGTTGCAATCTCTGTTacgaattttattatattactaccCTCATTCGCGCAGAATATAGGCATCGATAAGTCGCAAGGCGCTCTGTTACTC encodes:
- the LOC126974927 gene encoding monocarboxylate transporter 12-like: MGYRIDIAVYFFNLLSFVFYLQDDILFEEEEPIESFNMIEPEKQNGQPDAGKQMSTRNLSQALIHNSQSCMHSSQNLRHNASKRKLSTARPVTKATLSSASMALDGIPDGRRLGSQETFGRRLSTTKRNLSTTSFAYVSTPFHGSTLSAFEQPNEFASQFSLKSITDSVADVAYCCFCCKKKQRKPNKFFDVSLLTDPAYLIIMLGGSSVAISVTNFIILLPSFAQNIGIDKSQGALLLSTVSALDLVGRIGGSTLCDLNIMPKSFYFVGGLLFSGIILAFIPTMQTYTMISIACALFGLFSGINNGVTTLVLAEILGVERLMSTYGVSLFVNGFLQLIGPPICGFWFEHDKNYTNMFVTFGFILIAGASLWLFMPLILRRKRKKLTAGVRI